The genomic stretch agcttcgaagcagtgttttgaaatcggccatcactagatattgtttaaaagtcgttattttgtttttttggcacacaaaaagtattctcatcgctttataatattaaggttaaaccactgtactcacatgaactgttttaaatatgttttgagtacctttctggatcttgagaggttcggtgacattgctggcaatggaggcctcactgagccatcggatttcatcaaaaatatcttaatttgtgttccaaagatgaacaaaggtcttacgggtgtagaacgacatgagggtgagtaattaatgacagaattttcatttttgggtgaactaatcctttaggcagcaaatgtttttcaacattgattatagtaagatttttttttccattagcagcaaatcagcattttagaattatttctgaagaatcatgtgacactgaagactggagtaatgatgctgaaaattcagctttgccatcacataaattacattttaaaatatatcaaaaccgaaaacagttattttaaattgcaataatcatttttaataatattactgtttttacagtatttttgatcacaaaagagcagtttttaaacatttaaaaaatgttaccaaccccaaacttttgaacagtagtgtagatTTACTGTTATTCTGTCAATATGtatctgtaaatatatatatgttgttcTACAATTTAAAAGCTCACAATtttctttttgtgaaatatttagtttaaaaagtgtgctttcactatatttgtttaaaagaaatgacctggttttatattttgttatgtaATCCAacaacattcatgcatttcacATGTGGCGTAGGTTTCCAAATGCTTTTTGGGGCCACTTTAGGCATTCAACACATTAATCAttaacaaaacagacaaatctATTACTAGTGGTACAGTGTCAGGATTTGGCTACACGATTcataggggggaaaaaatgacattattatGGAAACAAAATGTGTTTCTTTACCTGGTTGTTCATATGACTACAGTAAACTTATCAGACTCACCCTGTGTGTGTGGAGCCTCTTCCAGCAGCTTCTCTTTGAGCAGTCTGAGTGCAGTAGAGCTGTATGCAGTCAACAGAGCTTGGCTCTGTGGCCTCAGTAGACATCCCAGAATCCTCTCCTCCGTCATAAGCCCTTCTCTAGCCGACCACAATCCCTTCCACAGGGTCTCTAGCTCAGCACCTGACCTCTCTGGCCCCCATGGTGCTAAGGCCAGCACTGCACACACCTGCTCCACCCATTCCTCGTTCCTCTCTTCCACAGGCACATTCACTCTCGTGGTGAGGTGCTGGATGAAGACGTCCTGTAAGGCATGGTCTCTGGAGTGGTCCGCGTGCTGAAGGAAGCTGATGAGAGAGTGGCAGAGCCGCGGCTGCTGGCGGGTTAAAAGAGAACGGAGGCAGGATAGAACAGCAGCACTCAGTGGAGGAGTAGAATCACCTGGAATCTTTCCCTTTACTTCCTCAGAGTACAGGAAGGCTTCATGCAGCTCCTATGGAAGATATAGAAGTGGATAAACAAAATGCACTGTTTTGGAAGTTAAAgatggcatgaaatgaaaattgtgattgtcttttcttccctattgtgatgtataactgagtgaaacggctttttttccccctttgtaATCCGCTGTAACAGTATGAAAAAGATAACATATACTGCGCATTTGTGGTCTGCGATATATATCCCATGAATAAATCACTGGAATGCACTAAGAAGCTCTTGTTTTTCTCCCCAAATCCTCACAtatctttccaggtttgttttcacatggATGACTTAAAATGCAATTGTCTCCCCTTTTCACTTCTAATCCCTATAAACAGCGTGGAATGTATAATACTGGAATGTTTCTAAATGcaggtaaatacaatatttattgtctCTCACCATgacggaaatcactttgaattaTCACTCAATGTTCcagttaattaacatttttcattatGGCAACGTATGTTACATTATACAGACATATTACTACAGTAATATTTAACGTGTCCGTGATATTGCTGTGGAAATAATCAAGCATTTTCATCTCATTGTACcaaatttttgaaaatgcttATTATTGCGTTTATAGAGCAAACTTTTCGCTGATTGTTTAGTTTAACGGATGTTACTCCCATAATTTGTGCAAAGCTTCATGGGGCATGGAATGGATAACCTTATTGGCCAGCCCTTGCGCCGGCGCACACGTCATTAGAGAGGAGATGTTGTGAGGTACGGGCTCGTTAATGTTTTTGCTTAAATATTATGAGggcatttttacacaaaaaattatatgcacagataaataatttataaaaaaaaaaaaaaaaaacactgcaacattttataaacaaaCAACTGTTACTTATGGAATTCAGTTAGCTAAATGAAGCGTAGATGATTGATTGCTAAACCAATGACACAAAACTCTAATAATCACAAAAACACAAGTACTATAATGGACTTTTTTTCAACTGGTATgccattttggattttttttttttttttaataaccttattgcagtgcattctgggatttcCATCTCCACAAAGGATACATGCAATTTTGCCTTAAGGTACAGTCAcatttgtcattgtttttttttttattgtttttttatgatttgtaCTTTATTGATGATCTTATTTGCAGACAAAtgtgatataaacaatcaaGTACTTGACATATAAACAATCCACAAAAACAACAGTATAAATAGTAAATACAACAGTATAAAgtgaaaagacagaaagaaggaaaaaaaaaaaaaggcagggGTATTGCCAGCACCACAAAGTTCCACGATAAGCTAAATCATATTCACCATGATAACATTTgtcattgtttaatttaataggATTTCGCACAACCTGGAATTTCGCTTGAGTGGGATTTTGTAACAGGTTTAAGTTGGACATGCAGATTTGCAGCACTGACCAATAGAAAGCTTCTTGGTTTGAAAGCGACTTCtctgtgagctgtgcttcatacatcactaCACTATTTCAAGAAATTTTGCCAAAATACGACCTTTAGaatttttgacaaaaataagcattttttttttttattgttgtttcatttgaatttgGCTTTGGTGAATTTTGCAATGCAAATGAGATTAGTAgattgttgcttcataaaaaaaaaataataaaaaaaaaataataattgttttccATATTTTCTTTTTGGCATCAAATTAAATCTCAAAGTGTTTTATCTCAAAGTTGGTAGATTTGGGTCAAAGATTATCACTCTGgaaacatgaaaaatgcattCAATATTTGTTAAAATGGAAAAAGGAGAGCAAAAAGAAAGCAGTATAACATGTCTTGCTCAATCGTGCACACGTGCAAAATAGCAACTGATAGTGTAGAACCTTATCAGAGTTCAAAGCAAAGGAAATAATCTGTGCTTTGTCAACATAAAGCCATAAAGTTGTGACAGGGTCAGGGTTATCTACATGCATGTGAAGGCAACATACAGTAGTTGGAGTTAGTCTTACCTTAAGTACAGACTGTGGGACGTCTTCAAGTTCCTCTAAGAGCAACAAGAACTCCAGTTCCCTCTTCACAGACCCGCTCACCTACACAGAGGGTAACCATAGTCTGCATTAGGAAAAGGAAGTACTGATAATAGCGATAAGTGCAATCTGCTTGAAGCACCAAAGAGAAATTATATGCAACAGAAAACACACCTTTATTTTAGTACGTTTCTCCAGGACTTGAAGCCAATACCAAGCCAATCTGTGAGGGCTGCCCACTGTTTCCCACCTGTGTATAAACAGAAGAATAACATATGTCTCTCTTAAAATCTCTTAGCTTCTTAAACTCTCTCGATAATGAAATGTTGAGTACCACATCTATACATTTACCGATGCAACCTCAGTTTCCGCCAAAACACCATAGATACTATAACTAGCGTAAGCAACGTCCACAGAAAgaggaacatttatttgtttatgtggTTTATTATGACTTGAACAAGCATTCCTGCTCATTTCTGTCAGGGTTTCACTCACATGAGCGGATATGGGTGAGTAACGATGGCTTTAACGATGTCCTGCGGGATTTGGGGATCATCTCCGCGCTCATCGCCGAGCTGACACACGCAGGCTGCCGCGAGCTCCCACTCTCCGCGCTGCAAACACCGCGTGAAGAAACCGAAGAGCTCCCGCCTGGAGGTCTCTTCTTCACGGCCAAACGGATGCATGATAGACAGTCCGCTTAGTTTAATTAAGCAGTCTGTTGAGGTCCACGGAAAGATTACTGGCCTCGATGTGTGTTATTAAGTGTTCCACATCTAAGATGGAtgagaaatgaaagaaaaaaaattatgaccAGTTTTGTAACCATCTCATAAATGAGATAAAATTAAAAGCACTTTTTTGATAAGACTCCAcagttatttaaatatgttaaatatgtatacatgtattcgataacttataataaataaaaataattccaAAATCCAAGATTCATGTGAGGAGAGCAGAACAGGTTTGTAagattaaaaactttaaaagttaCAGAAGACATGTCAGCATTTAGGCTCTTAACGACTTCCATAACGTGTTTACATAACCATCAGTGTGATTCAAACTTTCTTTTATGCATCATCTCTAAAAAGTGAAATACcgacaacaaaacaacagacaCTGCCCACCTAATATAGTTTAGGAAAGGGAGAGGGAATCGACTACACTATCAAGAATCTGTACATGGCTTTACGCTAgtgtacaaaaaaaagttattaattaaattagcaCTTACGATTTGGGTTTGTCCTTTTTATCTCACACTAGAGATCAGCGCGTTCGAACGCGCTTCCCATCAGCTGTATGTGGCCATGAGCGAGCAGAGTCATGTGACTCAATCAGCTGATCCAGGAGCTGTCAGTTCAAGGGTCAAAATAATAGAAATGACATAAGAGGTAGAATGGCAATTGCTATGAAATTGTGTGGACTGGACttctaattaaaataataattctccGTTTTGGTGACATTACAATTCAACTTCTAGTTTattagtgtcattattcagatgtAACTCTTCCTTTCCTGTCTATTGCTGATAGTCACCTGATACTTTTCTAAGCGCTGGAAGGATGGGCCAATCACAGTCGTTTGTGATAAGGAATTTTAAAAGCCATTTTATAGATATTCCTGTAGATGATTTCCACTTAAATTTCAGGTACAAAAGAGATTTAAATTATTACACTTTATATTCTGTACAAATGATTTGACAAAAAGATTTGAATGCGACTCAAAGTAGGGTTCACTTTTCTGATCCGCTATAGCGCCATCTGGCGGAAGACACCTTTATTGAAATATTTGACTCCCAGTGGTCCAAATGAAGTCATCTCTCACtttctatttttgtttattttctggTGTATAGTGACTTAAATCTTATGGGTttattgtgaaaatatttttgatagtGACGCGTCTAAACGCAGATGTAAAGTCATTctgtaatgatttaaaaaaaaattggtttatGAAATCGGTGTCATGAACGTCTGAACAGTCATGTCACGTGGTGTTACATGGTGACGACTTAGTCAACtcaaatatcttaatatgttaatatgtatgccacaatttttcatatttggcaagaaaaaagattaaattattttaattcgAAAGTGTACTAAGAGACAGAATTAAACATGCTTGTGTAAGACAACCTTGAGACTGACGCAGGGAAATTTGATCAGTAATTTGGAGCTTTATAAACCCTGGAAACTCTCTCTGGGTGGTAAAAACATATGCAGAAACATGGTGCTGGACTGGTTAGATGGGAATGTGAAACAATACACCTGATGGGACTTGGGAGCTAATTATGTCTCTTGAGTGTGTTGTCCATGTTTGTGATTCACATTATATAAGCTTATTCCCAAGTGAATTAGTGTTTATCTTGATATAATTTACTCCTTTAATGTGTGAGCTTAAGCATTGTAATTATTCAAATGCAGAATTCAAATAAAACTTAAGTTACCCAGTTTTACATATGTTCATTTGTAGGCTACTTCTGGAATTACGTGACTTGGACTCAGATTTATTTTGGCCCATGGCGACTTGTTCTCAGAACAGTAGACTTTATTcactcatttattttgaaatttccTGAAGtcactactgtatttttgtcatCATCACTCCCTGCCTCTGATGGTTTCTATGGAAACGCGGAGGCGCGAGGCGCGGTTCTCAGATTCAACTCCGGTCTCGCGCTCTGCCATGATCAATTCCGTGCATGACAGCTATTGTCCTCGCGCTTGAAACGTAACACCTGCACGAATAAACTAAAGCCATTGCGACAGAAGAAAGCATGACAGATAAGGAGAACATCCGAAACGTAAGTATGATGGACGGTTATTTTATAGCTTATCAGCCACTGAGATTATAGATTTTGTTGTAACAGTGACGTACGCACTGGGCTTATTTATTTGACTCTACACTgattaatatgaatataaatgacTTACATGGATAGGCTAAATGATGCGACTCGGTAATCTGCataaataaactgtaaactgaGAAAAGGTTGAAGAATGGTCTGAGGACCCTTTCTTTTCCTTCTTGTCTCGCAGCACTGGGTTTAAGAAATCGTGATGATTTTAAAACAGTAGGctatacattaataaatacttatttGAATTTTGCCTGGCCTGCATAGCATGAGATGTTTGAATGACTGTAAAACACTATTCCTGCAGGAGGAGGACTATGTTGGGGAGATCAAAGGGGGTCTCCGGCCGACCATGAGGCTGATAGTGATGGGTATTGTTCACAAGCAGCCCAAAAGGTTCGTATCAGACACACCTGTCTGTGTTTCGCGTTCATTTGTCCACTGTCACATCGCGCATCCTAAATGACTCGGTTCATTGAGAACGAGACGCGCCTTCGGTGCGGCGAAACAATGAGCCAGTTGTATCGGGGATTCAACCGTTTTTACGTCTCCAGCTCACACAGAACCAGAAGAAAACATGGGTGCCAACCGAGAATACACAGTGTTTTGTAGTGCATTGTAGTGAGCTATGTTGCATTTTATGTCatatatagtatagtatttataaaacatatctaacattttaaataaaatctaaacaaATGTCATGGTTTGAGCAGGGAAATCTGGCAGAAATGAACATTTTCTCCACAGATTAAGgtaatttatacttttttacttctaaaaagcATACTTATATGTAAAGTTACTTTgaaaattaatgcattacaatattgtgttactcccttgaaaagtaactaattgcgtcaCTTAGTTACTTTATAATAAAAGTAATGCCTTACGTTACTTGTGCATTACTTTTTCCTCACTTGGGCTGGGcttgtctgttttttgttttgtttttaataacaaaaaaaaaaaagattttggggCAATCGTAAAAACCCTTTCACACCGAAATCCAGCattagcgtcagttctggcaggtcacgtcagtcatcagctgactcccaggtaactcccgtctacctataggaatacgacgcctatcacaTCATCtatatataagctcctcagtattatcagcagctattgcatttctcaggaactaattaccctcctccatccccagctcctcctctattcagtcaggattggccttatgattcccctgaatcaaactatttcttgaaatatgtgtacatgataaattattgacattaattatatctgcatataTTCGTTCTGTTCCGTTACCCTAGGGGgattattgctgctctccctgctcttatccatgctaggctgcacggatgcgcagggagttcttgcccagaacagaaccataccaccaatacaaactctatgcaattatcaatcatatttgactacagtggtcctgacagaagtTGAAATAATATGCCTCaggctgaagaaaatgcaaattcacgcctgtacagtgtcaaataaacctttcagctgtgcggCCATTCTGGATAATGGAAGAATAGGACACAGGAGAAAAACTTTAATACTTACTTcatcagtaaaaacaaaaaaaaatctaaagtcatttttgcttatggTTTAACTgaatcatcgaaggtcagcaccAAGTACATTGgtcaataaagtgagattaaatgcataaaaatatttgtttaactTTATTGGTGGTTTGCATAGTATTCTGATTTTGCATTTGactgattttattcattttgaggaatattgaatcttttttgtgcaagtgagattagtaaatgcatgctcacatttagtctagaactatgataaccatcatgtttgcaCACAATGACTCTACACTTACGATTTTTCTCCACATTGGGATGAGAGCTGCAGTCAATAAATGGAAAGTaacttacttgaaaaagtaatctgattatgtaactcaagttacttgtaatgcgttataTGCGTTTATATgtattgtcttttaaaatatgtatatggTAAGGAACGTTgcaattaacaggtttttactgtataactttttttttttttcatttttaattaaaattactaaCTTTTACAGTACAGTGCAAATACATGTGGTTTTCCAGCTGTTGTTGTCCACTTCTGTTTTGTCAGCGTGGGAAAAGATCAATTCCCATGAAGGCTTAGCCAGCCAGAtctagaaaacaaaaaaaaacaaaaaacagattgGATAATTCTGGCCATATTTGGCAAGGGTTATCCAGAGACTAACGGTTCATAATGTGATTTGATATAGAGCGTCATAGATCAAAAGTGCAGGACGTAAAATTCCATGCAGTTGACTCAGTCTGTTAAAATGAGCCGATGCAAGAGCCGATGTTAAAAATGCCTaaatctttttttctgtctgaCTCTTTAGTATGGTAGTGTTAGTGTCATGCCAGTCTAAAGGAGAGGGGGATGAGGAAATCGAGGGTGATGTGGGTCTGGAGTTGAAGGTGAACTTTCCAGAAAAGGCTGTGCTTCGTAACGCTCGTCTGTCAGGACAGTGGGGCGCTTCAGAGACTGCCCTGTCTTTCTTCCCCTTTGCTCCAGGAGAGCCTTTTAAGgtagagagtgtgtgtttggaggGTGTGATCACATCTGATAAAGCTAAAATCTTTGGTAATGTCACACCTTTCTGTCACAATAATGTTGTTTCCTTCTTTATCTCTCTCAGATGGAGATTGTGTGCGAGCACCAGCAGTTCCGTATTCTGGTGGATGGGCAGCCGTTGTGTGGTTTTGCTCACAGATTGACTCAGCTAGCGTCTCTCACTGCTCTTAGAGTTCATGGAGACCTACAGCTCACCAAAGTGGCTTGAGAAAGAGAGGAATTGACTATTCATTGAAGCAACAAAACTAAGGTTTTAGAATCCTGAGCGTACTGTACACTAATTGCCTGTTTTTTAACAGTTTCTCCAGTGATTTTTATTTGCAGTGGCAAACGAGcctgttcattttaaaatgattttgtgtgtgtttggacacATTTGTAGAAGAAAATCTCTGAAGGAGCTGTGTTACCCGATGTGCAACCAGCTTTAACCTACAAAACAGTGGAGTTCCAATCaaggtttttttaaattaagaacGATTTGCCATTAACTAGCTCAGACAGAAgatagtttttaaaatacataatgtactacctaacttttttgtttgctttgtgtTTAGATATGATTAGTTTATTTGGCTCTTTGATACAGAAGCAAAAGTGCCTTCATTTGTTCCATTAGATGCACTTATACAGTAGAGGTCTTTAGGTGTGCTGTAGCAGTAATTGTTGATGTTCAAATTCAtttgtatttacatttacacatttggcagatgctAAATTATACATTTGATCAGTTCATGCCTTCCGTGGGAATTGAACACAGGATGTTAGCATTGCTAACGGCATGCCCGACTGGGGTACAGGAATGTATCAacaacaacatgtttttgtttgccTGTCTGAAAAATTGGTCATTTCAACAGAATAACTCAGAATCGTAAGagaataattttttgttaatcTTTTGTTCATGTGAATGTACCGCATAACAGTTTAGATGGCATTGGGAACCTAAGCATTCATAACTGACACCCGaatgttcactttaaaatgctgCAGTTGAATTGATTTGAGGAAAGAGGACTCAAAGTCCATCTGAAGTCTGTACTTGGTGCTGTTAATCTACTCACTTAATGCTGCAAATGAAGCATGTATTAAATAACTTTAATGATTAGGTTCAGGTTTACTTGAATATCTGTTAACAATAATTGCAATATgtactgtaaacagtaaacgtTTCTTAAAGAACTTTTAAGAAGATCTGATTATTGgagttattttgtgtgtgtgttcttgtatatatggtttatgaggacacaaatgtgcataatgacatgggtattacaatgtaaacatggtttaaaaaaacatactaaactattttttgttttttaattcaaaaaatgcCAAAAGCTTTTTGTGATGAgaaggtttaggggtagggttagtgtagtaaaggccaattcacaccgcacagacaaacattaacaaacacGTCTGTTGGCATCTGTTGGAGTTGATCGGAGTTTGTTTTCACCTGACTGACCATAGTCAGTCAGTGTTTGTTGGTGTCTGTTGGGGCAGTGTGAACATGGCctttaggggatagaatatagtttgtacagtataaaaaacattGTGGGGATATTTTTGgtccatgaggaaaacagcttatactGTAAATcaagtgatgttttttaaaaatgtaaaaatgcagaaagttttctgtgatgggtaggatttggtttaggggatagaatatgcagtttgtactgtataaaaatcattatgtctatggaatgtccccataaatcacaaaaacccAATATGTGTTTTTGGGCatttgagagagagaaacataCACATAGGcacagtgtgtgtttttaaacCATAGCAACAAACCAACAGACTTGTGCAAGACATGAAGTCATTTCTGTTAATTAACAACTTGGTAGACAAACGGAAGGCAGGTAAAAACATGCTAACGGTTCATAACAAAACTCCAGGCATGCACatcaaagtaaaataaacatttattttgcaaaatttgacataaaaaaCATTCACACTGATCATCATCATGCTTTCATAGTACATTCACTGAATGTATAAGCTTTACCACCTTACAATATATCAAACAAACTCATGCACAAAATACAGACTGAACTTTTGGAAAATcagaattatattaaaatattctatGTGCTAACTAGAATGAGGCCTCATGCTGGCCccatgtgtattattattattatttaatatatattttataataatatttatttttttatcagctGTACaacacattatattttattttgtttgcacataaccaacataaaaaatgtataattagtTAACAATACTGATACTAACAATGTTAACAATAAAGCTGATCCCgcgttcggacataaacactgaagttctgcaacgaaaatagcatagcagtatgacaggggacagatgaatttgttgaataaagatgttatttttgttttgtttttttgcacaaaaagtattctcgtcgcttcataatattaaggttgatccactgcagtcacgtcgacggtttcaacaatgtctttagtacctttctggacctcaaaaggtgcaatgttattgctgcctatgtgtggatcagataccctcgtatttcatcaaaaatatcttaatttgtgttccgaagacaaactaAGGTcttggtttggaacgacatgagggtgagtaattaatgacagaaatttcatttttgggtgaactaacccaaagTGTGTAGCATAATTAAGTCACTTTTCTAATAGCTTGGATCCAGTCCATCCTCTCCTCGTGTGTTGGAGCCTGCATGTAATAGTGTGTCTCCGTCTGAGTGATGATTTTAAAGAGGTTCCCCTGCACTTTACCTTTAACACCTGAAGATTACAAGAAAGCGACCATTAGTTTCTGTGTATATACCAGTAAATATTACTGCTACCAAGACAACAAGACCTAAATCATTGATTACTAGGATTTTCAGTCAGTGGCAAAGTCTTTCCTTAATTCTGATTAATATGTGTGATTATTTTGTAAATGGGAACAGGCAATCATCACACCTGGGCAATCATGAAAAAAGGAACAGGCAATCATCAAAGTCTGACTCACCTGACGGTACACCGTTATCATCGAGGGCAGACACCAGACAGCCACGCAGAGATATACCGCCAACTGGAGTGATGTCATCCTGAGAAAGGTGGCCATTAGGAAGTAAACAagtcattacaaaaataaacacatgattTCTTTAGACTTTAGCATAAATATACTTGTAAGTCTGTAAAATTGCACATCAGCGTTCTTCTCACCTTGCTGGGGTCATAGTAGTGCAGGAAACAAGGCTCTGCCCTCAGAACAAACAATCTCACCTTCCAGTTCTTCACCTTGTGCCCCTGACACACAGATAAACAGGTAAGTTAACACACAGAATGCTAGCATCACAAATAAGTATATTTCAGTTCAAAAACTCCAATTATAGCATAGTGCTCACCTGTTTGAGCAGGTAACCTCTCTTCACCACCTTTCCACTCAGCTCTACCGCAGACCGAGACTTTTCTGCTTTCACACTGCCTCGCTTCTGGAAGCTTTGGGACTGTTTGAGAAATCATATTTGTTCAGTTTAATTAGGACATCTTATTTTTATATCTAGTATATAATATGATTACAAAAGAGGAAAAATCAAAAAGAAAGAGATTTGGTACTTACAAAGCAGTAGAGTGCAGTGGAGTCATCGAGGAACTGTTCTCCTAGAGCAGCGTTACGGAGAGCGTCTGCGCTCCTGACCCCGATGGGCCGCAGGGAGGTCTCATCCAGCAGTGCAGAGGCTAAC from Ctenopharyngodon idella isolate HZGC_01 chromosome 13, HZGC01, whole genome shotgun sequence encodes the following:
- the si:ch211-10a23.2 gene encoding galectin-related protein A-like; translated protein: MTDKENIRNEEDYVGEIKGGLRPTMRLIVMGIVHKQPKSMVVLVSCQSKGEGDEEIEGDVGLELKVNFPEKAVLRNARLSGQWGASETALSFFPFAPGEPFKMEIVCEHQQFRILVDGQPLCGFAHRLTQLASLTALRVHGDLQLTKVA